From the Burkholderia glumae LMG 2196 = ATCC 33617 genome, one window contains:
- a CDS encoding acetyl-CoA C-acetyltransferase has product MTEVVIVSAARTAVGKFGGSLAKIAAPELGAAVIRAVLERGGVAPDQISEVILGQVLAAGSGQNPARQSVIKAGLPTAVPAMTINKVCGSGLKAVMLAANAIIAGDAEIVIAGGQENMSAAPHVLPGSRDGFRMGDAKLVDTMIVDGLWDVYNQYHMGITAENVAKEYGITREAQDAFAAQSQNKAEAAQKSGRFDDEIVPIEIPQRKGEPLRFATDEFVRHGVTAESLAGLKPAFTKEGTVTAANASGINDGAAAVLVMSAQKAKALGLTPLARIKAYASAGVDPKVMGMGPVPASRRCLERAGWSVDDLDLMEINEAFAAQALAVHQQMGWDTSKVNVNGGAIAIGHPIGASGCRILVTLLHEMQKRDAKRGLASLCIGGGMGVALAVERP; this is encoded by the coding sequence ATGACTGAGGTAGTGATCGTATCGGCCGCGCGTACCGCGGTCGGCAAGTTCGGTGGGTCGCTGGCGAAGATCGCGGCGCCCGAACTCGGCGCGGCCGTGATCCGCGCGGTGCTGGAGCGCGGCGGCGTGGCGCCCGACCAGATCAGCGAAGTGATCCTCGGGCAGGTGCTGGCGGCCGGCTCCGGCCAGAACCCGGCGCGTCAGTCGGTGATCAAGGCCGGCCTGCCCACGGCCGTGCCGGCGATGACCATCAACAAGGTCTGCGGCTCGGGCCTGAAGGCCGTGATGCTGGCGGCCAACGCGATCATCGCCGGCGATGCCGAGATCGTGATCGCGGGCGGCCAGGAAAACATGAGCGCGGCGCCGCACGTGCTGCCGGGCTCGCGCGACGGCTTCCGGATGGGCGACGCGAAGCTGGTCGACACGATGATCGTGGACGGCCTGTGGGACGTCTACAACCAGTACCACATGGGCATCACGGCCGAGAACGTCGCGAAGGAATATGGCATCACGCGCGAGGCGCAGGACGCGTTCGCCGCGCAGTCGCAGAACAAGGCCGAGGCCGCCCAGAAGTCGGGCCGTTTCGACGACGAGATCGTGCCGATCGAGATCCCGCAGCGCAAGGGCGAGCCGCTGCGCTTCGCCACCGACGAGTTCGTGCGCCACGGCGTGACGGCCGAGTCGCTGGCGGGCCTCAAGCCCGCCTTCACGAAGGAGGGCACGGTGACGGCCGCCAACGCCTCGGGCATCAACGACGGCGCGGCCGCGGTGCTGGTGATGTCGGCGCAGAAGGCCAAAGCGCTCGGCCTCACGCCGCTCGCGCGTATCAAGGCCTACGCGAGCGCCGGCGTCGATCCGAAGGTGATGGGCATGGGCCCGGTGCCGGCCTCGCGCCGCTGCCTGGAACGCGCGGGCTGGTCGGTCGACGATCTCGACCTGATGGAGATCAACGAGGCATTCGCGGCACAGGCGCTGGCCGTGCATCAGCAGATGGGCTGGGACACCTCGAAGGTGAACGTCAACGGTGGCGCGATCGCGATCGGCCATCCGATCGGCGCGTCCGGCTGCCGGATTCTCGTCACGCTGCTGCACGAGATGCAAAAGCGTGACGCGAAGCGCGGTCTCGCCTCGCTCTGTATCGGCGGCGGGATGGGGGTCGCGCTGGCGGTCGAGCGCCCCTGA
- a CDS encoding 3-ketoacyl-ACP reductase, whose product MTQRIAYVTGGMGGIGTGICQRLHKAGFQVVAGCGPNSPRRVKWLEDQKALGFDFYASEGNVGDWESTKLAFDKVKAEVGEVDVLVNNAGITRDVVFRKMTLEDWQAVIDTNLTSLFNVTKQVIDGMVERGWGRIINISSVNGQKGQFGQTNYSTAKAGIHGFTMSLAQEVATKGVTVNTVSPGYIGTDMVKAIRPDVLEKIVATIPVRRLGSPDEIASIVSWLASDESGFATGADFSLNGGLHMG is encoded by the coding sequence ATGACTCAGCGAATTGCTTACGTAACCGGCGGCATGGGCGGCATCGGCACGGGCATCTGCCAGCGCCTGCACAAGGCCGGCTTCCAGGTGGTGGCCGGCTGCGGGCCGAACTCGCCGCGCCGGGTGAAGTGGCTCGAGGATCAGAAGGCGCTGGGTTTCGATTTCTACGCTTCCGAGGGCAACGTCGGCGACTGGGAGTCGACCAAGCTGGCCTTCGACAAGGTCAAGGCCGAGGTGGGCGAGGTCGACGTGCTCGTCAACAACGCGGGCATCACGCGCGACGTGGTGTTCCGCAAGATGACGCTGGAGGACTGGCAGGCCGTCATCGACACCAACCTGACCAGCCTCTTCAACGTGACCAAGCAGGTGATCGACGGCATGGTCGAGCGGGGCTGGGGCCGCATCATCAATATTTCGTCGGTGAACGGCCAGAAGGGGCAGTTCGGCCAGACCAACTACTCGACCGCCAAGGCCGGCATCCATGGCTTCACGATGTCGCTGGCGCAGGAAGTGGCCACCAAGGGCGTGACGGTCAACACCGTCTCGCCGGGCTATATCGGCACCGACATGGTCAAGGCGATCCGCCCCGACGTGCTCGAGAAGATCGTCGCGACGATCCCGGTGCGCCGCCTCGGCTCCCCCGACGAGATCGCCTCGATCGTGTCGTGGCTCGCCTCGGATGAATCCGGCTTCGCCACCGGTGCCGACTTCTCGCTGAACGGCGGCCTGCACATGGGCTGA
- the phaR gene encoding polyhydroxyalkanoate synthesis repressor PhaR, with protein sequence MTTTKKTAERLIKKYPNRRLYDTETSTYITLTDVKQLVLEQEDFKVVDAKSSEDLTRSILLQIILEEESGGVPMFSSSMLSQIIRFYGHAMQGMMGTYLEKNIQAFIDIQHKLTDQSKNLYDTNNAMNPEVWSQFMNMQAPMMQGMMTSYIEQSKNMFVQMQEQMQSQAKSMFSSFPFKQPTPPEDPDKK encoded by the coding sequence ATGACTACTACAAAGAAGACTGCCGAACGACTCATCAAGAAATATCCGAATCGCCGGCTGTACGACACCGAAACGAGCACGTACATCACGCTCACCGACGTCAAACAGCTCGTGCTCGAGCAGGAGGATTTCAAGGTCGTCGACGCCAAGAGCAGCGAGGACCTGACGCGCAGCATCCTGCTGCAGATCATTCTCGAGGAGGAGAGCGGCGGCGTGCCGATGTTCTCGTCGTCGATGCTTTCGCAGATCATCCGCTTCTACGGCCATGCGATGCAGGGCATGATGGGCACCTACCTGGAGAAGAACATCCAGGCCTTCATCGACATCCAGCACAAGCTCACCGACCAGTCGAAGAACCTCTACGACACCAACAACGCGATGAATCCCGAGGTCTGGTCGCAGTTCATGAACATGCAGGCGCCGATGATGCAGGGCATGATGACGAGCTACATCGAACAGTCGAAGAACATGTTCGTGCAGATGCAGGAGCAGATGCAGAGCCAGGCGAAATCGATGTTCAGCTCGTTCCCGTTCAAGCAGCCGACGCCGCCCGAAGACCCGGACAAGAAGTAG
- a CDS encoding response regulator transcription factor translates to MLARCGRKRRTRLQAAHASPARELTRRLRAGAAWTFLSNSCRMRRMKHDVSFRYKLRRGQIYRDGILRKQHASVTESASITRREPMKVAILGGPANQTKQLELWLKSGGHQPEFFKTGNAFFNALRRSGYDLLMVDVALPDLSGIDLIAWARHHFEWHVPVIAMTAREAWHLAGDALKAGADDYLLRPVREAEIQSRINTVTLRQAQQPGDVIEIGDYSIDTKSTRIILNGEPINLTRKEFELAAYFFRHPDQLISHDTLLGRIWKLQSDIDTRTVATHVSRIRKKLRLDGSHGCEILSLYGYGYRCLIDRPAEAPAAAANDRAFAPPAAETGVPPIELSQAASHPDAPAAGGPLATPAMSAAETDAMAGAAETWRDGVRPVDRYVANLLKERQDFEEQIRRLRDAFCEATLELRALKRQGPRRHHEIAALADYSEDLA, encoded by the coding sequence GTGCTCGCGCGCTGCGGCCGCAAGCGGCGTACCCGCCTGCAGGCAGCGCACGCGAGCCCCGCTCGTGAATTGACCCGGCGCCTGCGAGCCGGCGCTGCCTGGACGTTTTTGTCAAATTCTTGCAGGATGCGGCGAATGAAACACGACGTATCTTTTCGTTACAAATTACGACGAGGGCAAATTTACCGAGACGGGATACTGCGGAAACAGCACGCATCTGTCACCGAGTCAGCATCCATCACGAGGCGAGAACCGATGAAAGTCGCCATTCTCGGCGGTCCGGCGAATCAAACGAAGCAGCTTGAACTGTGGTTGAAAAGCGGCGGGCATCAGCCCGAATTCTTCAAGACCGGCAACGCCTTTTTCAACGCGCTCAGGCGCAGCGGCTACGATCTGCTGATGGTCGACGTCGCCCTGCCCGACCTGTCCGGCATCGACCTGATCGCCTGGGCGCGCCACCATTTCGAATGGCATGTGCCGGTCATCGCGATGACGGCGCGCGAGGCATGGCACCTGGCTGGCGACGCGCTGAAAGCCGGTGCCGACGATTATCTGCTCAGGCCGGTTCGCGAAGCCGAGATTCAGTCGCGTATCAACACGGTCACGCTGCGGCAGGCGCAGCAGCCCGGCGACGTGATCGAGATCGGCGATTATTCGATCGATACCAAGAGCACCAGGATCATCCTGAACGGCGAGCCGATCAATCTGACTCGCAAGGAATTCGAGCTGGCCGCGTATTTCTTCCGGCATCCCGATCAGCTGATTTCGCATGACACGCTGCTCGGCCGGATCTGGAAACTGCAGAGCGATATCGATACGCGCACGGTGGCCACCCACGTCAGCCGGATTCGCAAGAAACTGCGGCTGGACGGCTCGCACGGCTGCGAGATCCTGTCGCTCTACGGCTATGGTTATCGCTGCCTGATCGACCGGCCGGCCGAGGCGCCCGCCGCCGCCGCGAACGACCGCGCGTTCGCGCCGCCCGCCGCCGAGACGGGCGTGCCCCCGATCGAGCTGAGCCAGGCAGCATCGCATCCGGACGCTCCCGCAGCCGGCGGCCCGCTCGCAACGCCGGCGATGTCGGCGGCCGAGACGGACGCCATGGCGGGCGCCGCCGAGACGTGGCGCGACGGGGTGCGGCCCGTCGATCGCTATGTCGCGAACCTGTTGAAGGAGCGGCAGGATTTCGAGGAGCAGATCCGCCGGCTGCGCGATGCGTTCTGCGAGGCCACGCTCGAGCTGCGCGCGCTGAAGCGCCAGGGCCCGCGCCGGCATCACGAGATCGCAGCGCTCGCCGACTACAGCGAGGACCTCGCCTGA
- a CDS encoding SDR family NAD(P)-dependent oxidoreductase, with translation MSKLEGKVALVTGASKGIGAAIAKALAAQGAAVVVTYASSKQGAQNVVAEIESAGGRAVAAGGNVADADQAAGLVKTAIDRFGGLDIVVNNSGVYAFSPLEAITAQEFHRQFDTNVLGLLLVSQAAVPHLKEGASIINISSTVTRITPPMSAIYTGTKGAVDAITNVLALELAPRKIRVNAINPGYVTTEGTLTAGITGSDMEKEFVAKTPLGRAGTPQDIADIAVFLASDDARWLSGEHLMAAGGMR, from the coding sequence ATGAGCAAACTCGAAGGAAAGGTCGCGCTTGTCACGGGCGCATCGAAGGGCATCGGCGCGGCCATCGCCAAGGCGCTGGCCGCCCAGGGCGCCGCCGTGGTGGTCACGTACGCGAGCAGCAAGCAGGGTGCGCAGAACGTGGTGGCCGAGATCGAAAGCGCCGGCGGCCGGGCGGTGGCGGCCGGCGGAAACGTGGCCGATGCCGATCAGGCGGCCGGCCTCGTGAAGACCGCGATCGACCGCTTCGGCGGCCTCGATATCGTCGTCAACAATTCCGGCGTGTACGCGTTTTCGCCGCTCGAGGCGATCACGGCGCAGGAATTTCACCGCCAGTTCGACACCAACGTGCTCGGCCTGCTGCTGGTCAGCCAGGCCGCCGTGCCGCATCTGAAGGAGGGCGCCAGCATCATCAACATCAGCTCGACCGTCACGCGCATCACCCCGCCGATGAGCGCGATCTATACCGGCACCAAGGGCGCGGTGGACGCGATCACGAACGTGCTGGCGCTGGAGCTGGCGCCGCGCAAGATCCGCGTGAACGCGATCAACCCTGGCTACGTGACCACGGAAGGCACCTTGACGGCCGGCATCACCGGCTCGGACATGGAGAAGGAATTCGTTGCCAAGACGCCGCTGGGCCGCGCCGGAACGCCGCAAGACATTGCCGACATCGCCGTGTTCCTCGCCTCGGACGACGCGCGCTGGCTGTCGGGCGAGCATCTGATGGCCGCGGGCGGCATGCGCTGA
- a CDS encoding response regulator encodes MNTTNATRCSSRTFRRAGDRALRVLVVDDHADAAEATALYLSVVGHEARYVTTALAAGDAATGHAPAVVLLDINMPGKSGFDVATELRALAATRDAILIAYTSDEWAAIREDAMASGFDGYFRKASELSVLLDLIASCAESEAPRAGAA; translated from the coding sequence ATGAACACCACTAACGCCACACGCTGTTCGTCAAGAACGTTCCGGCGCGCCGGCGATCGGGCGCTTCGGGTGCTCGTGGTCGACGATCACGCCGACGCCGCCGAGGCGACCGCCCTGTACCTGTCGGTGGTGGGACACGAGGCGCGCTACGTCACCACGGCGCTGGCCGCCGGCGACGCCGCGACGGGGCACGCGCCGGCGGTGGTCCTGCTGGACATCAACATGCCGGGCAAGAGCGGCTTCGACGTCGCGACGGAACTACGCGCGCTGGCCGCGACGCGCGACGCCATCCTGATCGCCTACACCTCCGACGAGTGGGCGGCCATACGAGAGGACGCCATGGCCAGCGGATTCGACGGCTATTTCCGCAAGGCCTCCGAACTGTCCGTCCTGCTGGACCTGATTGCGTCGTGCGCGGAAAGCGAAGCTCCGCGCGCGGGGGCGGCGTAG
- a CDS encoding zinc-dependent alcohol dehydrogenase, which yields MKAIVFHGIGDIRLDTVPDPGIRQPTDAIVRITASAICGTDLHMVRGTLGGMREGTILGHEAVGVVEAVGSDVRNFRAGDRVLVPSTISCGACAYCRAGYTAQCDTAHPGGMRAGTAFFGGPKAAGSFDGLQADYARIPHANASLIRLPDAIDDDRAILLSDIFPTAWFGAQLAEIRNGDTVAVLGAGPVGQFAIASARLQGAGRVIAIDRIASRLDMARAQGAESIDFDRDDPVETVLRLTGGIGVDRVIDAVGVDAMRYPAAAADPALAGAFDAELEVVAPERRPDGANWIPGNGPSQALAAATRMVAKAGTIGIIGVYPPQLRVFPIGEAMNRNLTLKMGNCNHRTIAPRLVELVAGGTFDPLSVLTQREPLMSAIDAYRMFDTREPGWIKVKLEPAAGPR from the coding sequence ATGAAGGCAATCGTATTTCACGGCATCGGCGACATCCGGCTCGATACCGTTCCCGACCCCGGCATCCGGCAGCCCACCGACGCGATCGTGCGGATCACCGCCAGCGCGATCTGCGGCACAGACCTGCACATGGTGCGCGGCACCCTGGGCGGCATGCGCGAGGGGACCATTCTCGGCCACGAAGCGGTGGGCGTGGTCGAGGCGGTCGGCAGCGACGTGCGCAACTTCCGCGCGGGCGACCGCGTGCTGGTGCCCTCGACGATCTCGTGCGGCGCCTGCGCCTACTGCCGCGCGGGCTACACCGCCCAGTGCGACACGGCCCATCCCGGCGGCATGCGCGCCGGCACGGCGTTCTTCGGCGGGCCGAAAGCCGCCGGCAGCTTCGACGGCCTGCAGGCCGATTACGCACGCATCCCGCACGCCAACGCCAGCCTGATCCGGCTGCCCGATGCGATCGACGACGATCGCGCCATCCTGCTCTCGGATATCTTCCCGACCGCCTGGTTCGGCGCGCAACTCGCCGAGATACGCAATGGCGACACGGTGGCCGTGCTCGGCGCCGGGCCGGTCGGCCAGTTCGCGATCGCGAGCGCGCGCCTGCAGGGCGCCGGGCGCGTGATCGCGATCGACCGCATCGCCTCGCGGCTCGACATGGCGCGCGCGCAGGGCGCGGAAAGCATCGATTTCGATCGCGACGATCCGGTGGAGACGGTGCTCAGACTCACGGGCGGCATCGGCGTGGACCGCGTGATCGACGCGGTGGGGGTGGATGCGATGCGCTATCCGGCCGCTGCCGCGGACCCCGCGCTAGCCGGCGCATTCGACGCGGAGCTCGAGGTCGTGGCTCCCGAGCGCCGTCCCGACGGCGCCAACTGGATCCCGGGCAACGGGCCGTCGCAGGCCCTGGCGGCGGCGACTCGAATGGTCGCGAAGGCGGGCACGATCGGCATCATCGGCGTGTATCCGCCGCAGTTGCGCGTGTTCCCGATCGGCGAGGCGATGAACCGGAACCTCACGCTCAAGATGGGCAATTGCAATCACCGCACGATCGCGCCGCGGCTCGTCGAACTGGTGGCGGGCGGCACCTTCGATCCGCTGTCGGTGCTGACGCAGCGCGAACCGCTGATGAGCGCGATCGATGCCTATCGGATGTTCGATACGCGCGAGCCCGGCTGGATCAAGGTGAAACTGGAGCCCGCGGCCGGGCCGCGCTGA
- a CDS encoding sensor histidine kinase: MSLSAFIETHIEALIDDWARHAASLHQGRSRLSFTELRDSARRILIEVAANMRKAQTAAQQEDKARGAKRELDQALDAVSVLHADDRLAQGFDLNEVIAEYRALRASVLRRWEPGPLAGPQALQEMIRFNEAIDQGITESVRQFSRRSERMRDLFAGALAHDLRSPLGVVLISAEILLRDDTLVPSSRHAAVYAQRSGLRIKRMIDDLLIFTRTRLGDAMPIDVSPQDMGRLCRDACDEIRQLFSEAVIDLNCTGQLGGTWDGGRLGQLLFNLLSNAARYGTGEIGVEVRGSDGWVTLTVSNPGQPIPAQALPTLFDPLTRADSVPRRAGIAAGIGLGLYICRCISTAHGGTVEVASDARGTRFTVRLPRDASSAAAEPPGGAAG, encoded by the coding sequence ATGAGCCTGTCAGCTTTCATAGAAACGCACATCGAAGCATTGATCGACGACTGGGCGCGGCATGCGGCCAGTCTCCACCAGGGTCGTAGCCGTCTTTCGTTCACCGAATTGCGCGATTCGGCCCGGCGAATCCTGATCGAGGTCGCGGCGAACATGCGAAAGGCGCAGACCGCCGCTCAACAGGAAGACAAGGCACGCGGCGCCAAGCGCGAGCTCGACCAGGCGCTCGATGCGGTCTCGGTGCTGCATGCCGACGACCGCCTCGCGCAGGGCTTCGACCTCAACGAAGTGATCGCCGAATATCGCGCGCTGCGCGCGAGCGTGCTGCGCCGCTGGGAGCCGGGGCCCCTGGCGGGGCCGCAGGCGTTGCAGGAGATGATCCGCTTCAACGAGGCGATCGATCAGGGCATCACCGAGTCGGTGCGCCAGTTCTCGCGGCGTTCCGAGCGGATGCGCGACCTGTTCGCCGGCGCGCTCGCGCATGACCTGCGTTCGCCGCTCGGGGTTGTGCTCATTTCGGCCGAGATCCTGCTGCGTGACGACACGCTCGTGCCCTCGAGCCGCCATGCGGCGGTGTACGCGCAGCGCAGCGGCTTGCGCATCAAGCGGATGATCGACGATCTGCTGATCTTCACCCGCACGCGGCTCGGCGACGCGATGCCGATCGACGTCTCGCCGCAGGACATGGGGCGCCTGTGCCGCGACGCGTGTGACGAAATCCGCCAGCTGTTTTCCGAGGCGGTGATCGACCTGAATTGCACGGGGCAACTGGGCGGAACCTGGGATGGCGGGCGCCTCGGGCAGCTGCTGTTCAATCTGCTGTCCAATGCCGCCCGCTACGGCACCGGCGAGATCGGCGTCGAGGTACGCGGCAGCGATGGCTGGGTGACGCTGACGGTGTCGAATCCCGGCCAACCGATCCCGGCGCAGGCGCTGCCCACGCTGTTCGATCCGCTCACGCGTGCCGATTCCGTGCCGCGCCGCGCCGGCATCGCTGCGGGCATCGGGCTCGGGCTGTATATCTGCCGCTGCATTTCGACGGCGCACGGCGGGACGGTCGAGGTGGCCTCGGATGCGCGCGGCACGCGCTTCACGGTACGCCTGCCGCGCGATGCCAGCTCGGCCGCGGCCGAGCCGCCCGGCGGCGCGGCCGGATGA
- a CDS encoding cytochrome c translates to MVRHTLPGTGPLARIATAWLAAGALFGCHQPAPPAEPVEPAAASAPAALIERGRYLATAADCAACHDGAEHQPLAGGLPVNSPFGPIYAPNLTPDPVHGIGRYTYEQFDAALRRGVRADGARLYPAMPYASYAKLDDADTRALYAYLMHGVTPSSNAVRATRLPFPFDQRWGLAVWSALFGNHARFVPSPAHSAAWNRGAYLVQGAGHCGACHTPRGPAYNERGYDEHSRAYLTGGLNDHWFAPNLTGAPRDGLGRWSADDIAGFLATGHARGGAAFGAMAPVVTDSTSRLTDGDRRAIAVYLKSLPAQPTAATNPFGIGLPRAVPAGPAGAGGRQLPGAGLYASFCARCHGTDGGGRGSQVPPLAGNPVVVADDATSAIRIVVEGYTPPPGSPGPAADSRAMPAMAGKLSSDEIAEVLSFVRGAWGNRAAPVATREVQALRAAIHR, encoded by the coding sequence ATGGTGAGGCACACCCTACCCGGCACCGGGCCGCTGGCACGGATCGCGACCGCCTGGCTCGCGGCGGGCGCACTGTTCGGCTGCCATCAGCCGGCACCGCCCGCCGAGCCGGTCGAGCCGGCCGCTGCGAGCGCGCCGGCGGCCCTCATCGAGCGCGGCCGCTACCTGGCAACGGCGGCCGACTGCGCGGCCTGCCACGACGGCGCCGAGCACCAGCCGCTGGCCGGCGGCCTGCCCGTCAATTCCCCGTTCGGGCCGATCTACGCGCCCAACCTCACGCCCGACCCGGTGCACGGCATCGGCCGCTACACCTACGAGCAGTTCGATGCCGCGTTGCGACGCGGCGTGCGCGCGGACGGCGCGCGCCTCTATCCGGCCATGCCTTACGCGTCCTATGCCAAGCTCGACGACGCCGACACCCGGGCGCTGTACGCCTATCTGATGCACGGCGTGACGCCGTCGTCGAACGCGGTCCGCGCCACGCGGCTGCCGTTCCCGTTCGACCAGCGCTGGGGCCTGGCCGTCTGGAGCGCGCTGTTCGGCAATCACGCGCGGTTCGTGCCGTCGCCCGCGCACTCGGCCGCATGGAACCGCGGCGCCTATCTGGTGCAGGGTGCGGGCCATTGCGGCGCCTGCCATACGCCGCGCGGCCCGGCCTACAACGAGCGCGGCTACGACGAGCACAGCCGCGCCTATCTCACGGGCGGACTCAACGACCACTGGTTCGCGCCGAACCTGACGGGAGCGCCGCGCGACGGCCTCGGCCGCTGGTCGGCCGACGACATCGCGGGGTTCCTCGCGACGGGGCACGCTCGTGGCGGTGCCGCGTTCGGCGCGATGGCGCCGGTGGTGACCGACAGCACCTCACGCCTGACCGACGGCGATCGCCGGGCCATCGCGGTCTACCTGAAGTCGTTGCCTGCGCAACCGACTGCCGCGACCAACCCGTTCGGCATCGGCCTGCCTCGCGCGGTGCCCGCCGGCCCGGCCGGGGCCGGCGGCAGGCAACTGCCCGGCGCGGGCCTGTACGCGAGCTTCTGCGCGCGCTGCCACGGCACCGACGGCGGCGGTCGCGGCAGCCAGGTGCCGCCGCTGGCCGGCAACCCGGTCGTCGTCGCGGACGACGCGACCAGCGCGATACGCATCGTGGTCGAGGGCTACACCCCGCCGCCCGGCTCACCCGGCCCGGCGGCGGACTCGCGCGCGATGCCGGCGATGGCCGGCAAGCTCTCGTCGGACGAGATCGCCGAGGTGCTGAGCTTCGTGCGCGGGGCATGGGGGAATCGCGCCGCGCCGGTCGCCACGCGCGAGGTTCAGGCGCTGCGCGCGGCGATCCACCGCTGA